In the genome of Streptomyces racemochromogenes, one region contains:
- a CDS encoding ABC transporter permease, with the protein MGRYLIRRLIQAIPVLVGATFLIYLLTFAMPGADPIQLLAGEKKADPLVAAMLREKYHLDDPFLLQYWNYITGVFQGDLGETLTGRKVTDLIGDAFPYTVNLAIFSFVIEAVVGVAAGIMAALRRGKFLDQLVLISTLMVISIPVFVTGFVLQLTLGVQLKNSWGIELFSVSFNENDGLQAYLLPAWVLASTSLAYVARLTRTSLMETMRADYVRTATAKGLPRRRVVVNHALRNALIPIVTFLGADLGALMGGAVITERIFNIHGLGGLLAQSVYLKQGAVVVGGVTLLVLIYLVANLLVDLLYAVLDPRIRYA; encoded by the coding sequence ATGGGCCGCTACCTCATCCGCCGACTCATACAGGCGATCCCTGTACTGGTCGGCGCCACGTTCCTGATCTACCTGCTCACCTTCGCGATGCCCGGCGCTGACCCGATTCAGCTCCTCGCCGGCGAGAAGAAGGCAGACCCGCTCGTCGCCGCCATGCTGCGCGAGAAGTACCACCTGGACGACCCGTTCCTGCTGCAGTACTGGAACTACATCACCGGCGTGTTCCAGGGTGACCTCGGCGAGACCCTCACCGGGCGCAAGGTCACCGACCTGATCGGCGATGCGTTCCCGTACACGGTGAACCTCGCGATCTTCAGCTTCGTGATCGAGGCGGTCGTGGGCGTCGCGGCCGGCATCATGGCCGCCCTGCGCCGCGGCAAGTTCCTGGACCAGCTGGTCCTGATCTCGACCCTGATGGTCATCTCGATCCCCGTCTTCGTGACCGGCTTCGTCCTCCAGCTGACCCTCGGCGTCCAGCTGAAGAACAGCTGGGGCATCGAGCTCTTCTCCGTCTCCTTCAACGAGAACGACGGACTCCAGGCCTACCTCCTCCCGGCCTGGGTGCTCGCCTCGACCTCGCTCGCGTACGTGGCCCGACTGACCCGTACCAGCCTGATGGAGACCATGCGCGCGGACTACGTCCGCACCGCGACCGCCAAGGGCCTGCCCCGCCGCCGCGTCGTCGTCAACCACGCGCTGCGCAACGCGCTGATCCCGATCGTCACCTTCCTCGGCGCCGACCTCGGTGCCCTCATGGGCGGTGCGGTCATCACCGAGCGCATCTTCAACATCCACGGCCTCGGCGGCCTGCTCGCCCAGTCCGTCTACCTCAAGCAGGGTGCCGTCGTCGTGGGTGGTGTGACCCTCCTGGTCCTCATCTACCTCGTCGCCAACCTCCTTGTGGACCTGCTGTACGCCGTGCTCGACCCGAGGATCCGCTATGCGTGA
- a CDS encoding ABC transporter ATP-binding protein: protein MTTIDKTSNVPAPRSAPEGTPLLDVRDLHVEFHTRDGVAKAVNGVSYSVNAGETLAVLGESGSGKSVTAQAIMGILDMPPGRIPSGEILFQGQDLLKLPAEEYRKIRGSKIAMIFQDALSSLNPVHTVGAQLGEMFRVHRGMSKKDSLAKAVELMDRVKIPAAKARVGDYPHQFSGGMRQRIMIAMAMALEPDLIIADEPTTALDVTVQAQVMDLLAELQREMNMGLILITHDLGVVADVADKIAVMYGGRIVETAPVHEIYSRPAHPYTRGLLDSIPRLDQKGQELYAIKGLPPNLLKLPTGCAFNPRCPKAQDICRTDVPVLHQVTEQDGTELPGRGSACHFWKEQIHG, encoded by the coding sequence TTGACCACCATCGACAAGACCTCGAACGTCCCCGCGCCCCGTTCGGCGCCGGAGGGGACCCCCCTCCTCGATGTGCGCGACCTGCACGTCGAGTTCCACACCCGCGACGGTGTCGCCAAGGCCGTGAACGGCGTCTCGTACTCGGTGAACGCCGGCGAGACCCTCGCCGTCCTCGGCGAGTCCGGCTCCGGCAAGTCCGTGACGGCGCAGGCCATCATGGGCATCCTCGACATGCCGCCCGGCAGGATCCCCTCCGGTGAGATCCTCTTCCAGGGGCAGGACCTGCTGAAGCTCCCGGCCGAGGAGTACCGCAAGATCCGCGGCTCGAAGATCGCCATGATCTTCCAGGACGCCCTGTCCTCGCTGAACCCGGTGCACACCGTCGGCGCCCAGCTCGGCGAGATGTTCCGCGTGCACCGCGGCATGTCCAAGAAGGACTCGCTGGCCAAGGCCGTCGAGCTCATGGACCGGGTGAAGATCCCCGCCGCCAAGGCGCGCGTGGGCGACTACCCGCACCAGTTCTCCGGCGGTATGCGCCAGCGCATCATGATCGCCATGGCGATGGCCCTGGAGCCCGACCTGATCATCGCCGACGAGCCGACCACGGCCCTCGACGTGACGGTCCAGGCCCAGGTCATGGACCTGCTCGCGGAGCTCCAGCGCGAGATGAACATGGGCCTGATCCTGATCACCCACGACCTCGGCGTCGTCGCCGACGTCGCGGACAAGATCGCCGTCATGTACGGCGGCCGGATCGTCGAGACCGCCCCGGTCCACGAGATCTACAGCCGCCCGGCGCACCCGTACACCCGCGGCCTGCTCGACTCGATCCCGCGCCTGGACCAGAAGGGCCAGGAGCTCTACGCCATCAAGGGCCTGCCGCCCAACCTGCTCAAGCTCCCCACGGGCTGCGCCTTCAACCCGCGCTGCCCCAAGGCCCAGGACATCTGCCGCACCGACGTGCCCGTCCTGCACCAGGTGACCGAGCAGGACGGCACCGAGCTGCCGGGCCGCGGCAGCGCGTGCCACTTCTGGAAGGAGCAGATCCATGGCTGA
- a CDS encoding ABC transporter permease, which produces MRDTNTVEDSMTDTQTAVATSGGKRAGKVQDKKKKDREASLWSDAIDDLRRNPIFIIGAVLVVFLLVIAAVPQLFTDGSPFDAGACKLEDSLKTPSAAHWFGYDIQGCDVYTRTVWAARNSVIVGVVTTTLVLLVGGALGLIAGWVGGFVDSVLSRFTEIFFAIPLLLGGMLIMSAMPGNAWTVSLVLAVLGWPQIFRIMRSSVLQNKNNDYVVAARALGAGTMRITIRHILPNAVAPVIVVGAISLGVYISAEAALSYLGIGVQPPEISWGLMVSDASARWLQAPHVLLFPSIALSITVLAFIMVGDAVRDALDPKLR; this is translated from the coding sequence ATGCGTGACACGAATACGGTGGAGGACTCGATGACCGACACCCAGACGGCCGTGGCCACCTCCGGGGGCAAGCGGGCCGGCAAGGTCCAGGACAAGAAGAAGAAGGACCGCGAGGCCAGCCTCTGGTCCGACGCGATCGACGACCTGCGCCGCAACCCGATCTTCATCATCGGTGCCGTGCTCGTGGTGTTCCTGCTGGTCATCGCAGCCGTGCCGCAGCTGTTCACCGACGGCAGCCCGTTCGACGCCGGCGCCTGCAAGCTGGAGGACTCGCTCAAGACCCCGAGCGCGGCCCACTGGTTCGGCTACGACATCCAGGGTTGCGACGTCTACACGCGTACCGTGTGGGCCGCCCGCAACTCCGTGATCGTCGGCGTCGTCACCACCACGCTCGTCCTGCTCGTCGGCGGCGCCCTCGGCCTGATCGCCGGCTGGGTCGGCGGCTTCGTGGACAGCGTCCTGTCCCGCTTCACCGAGATCTTCTTCGCCATCCCGCTGCTGCTCGGCGGCATGCTGATCATGTCCGCCATGCCCGGTAACGCCTGGACCGTCTCCCTGGTCCTCGCGGTCCTCGGCTGGCCGCAGATCTTCCGCATCATGCGGTCCTCGGTGCTGCAGAACAAGAACAACGACTACGTGGTGGCCGCCCGCGCCCTCGGCGCCGGCACCATGCGCATCACGATCCGCCACATCCTGCCGAACGCCGTCGCCCCCGTCATCGTGGTCGGCGCGATCAGCCTGGGTGTGTACATCTCCGCCGAGGCGGCGCTGTCCTACCTCGGTATCGGTGTCCAGCCCCCGGAGATCTCCTGGGGCCTGATGGTCAGCGACGCCTCGGCCCGCTGGCTCCAGGCACCGCACGTGCTGCTGTTCCCGTCGATCGCGCTGAGCATCACCGTGCTCGCGTTCATCATGGTCGGCGACGCGGTACGCGACGCCCTCGACCCGAAGCTGCGCTGA